In Bacteroidales bacterium, a single window of DNA contains:
- the cas5 gene encoding CRISPR-associated protein Cas5 gives MEVLAFNICGKFAHFRKFYSNSSALTHFIPPRTTIIGIIAAIIGLERDSYYEDFSLENCDIGIRLLSKVKKTIQKLKYLKVESLKDLNGSYYDPRQLQFIANTMVPFEVLSPLNIRENNNFVSYRIYYHSKTEKNDPHFEKLKKQFAKGKECYYPLSLGSANFTAFIDDYSLYSGNEVTIKHNSNIKIDSAIPKEYLDLEELKIGLKSHIIQETLPMDFDKERYLKSHSEILFDLNCYPLSVKMKSDYISLQKNSKNENIVFMQ, from the coding sequence ATGGAAGTTTTAGCTTTTAACATTTGTGGAAAATTTGCTCATTTTCGCAAATTTTACTCAAATTCATCTGCTTTAACTCATTTCATACCACCTCGAACAACAATTATCGGAATTATTGCAGCAATAATCGGACTTGAAAGAGATTCATATTATGAGGATTTTTCTTTAGAGAATTGCGATATTGGAATCCGGTTATTGTCAAAAGTAAAAAAGACAATTCAAAAGCTTAAATATCTAAAAGTAGAAAGCCTGAAAGATTTAAATGGTTCCTATTACGATCCTCGACAATTACAATTCATAGCAAACACGATGGTTCCATTTGAAGTTTTAAGTCCATTAAATATTAGAGAAAACAATAATTTTGTTTCGTATAGGATTTATTATCATTCTAAAACCGAAAAAAATGATCCACATTTTGAAAAGCTGAAAAAGCAATTTGCAAAGGGTAAAGAATGCTATTATCCATTATCTTTAGGTAGTGCAAATTTTACAGCATTTATTGATGATTATTCATTATACAGTGGCAATGAAGTTACAATAAAACATAATTCAAATATAAAAATAGATTCAGCAATTCCTAAAGAATATTTGGATTTAGAAGAATTGAAAATAGGTTTAAAATCTCATATAATCCAGGAAACATTACCTATGGATTTTGATAAAGAAAGATATTTGAAATCTCATTCTGAAATTCTTTTCGATTTAAACTGTTATCCTTTATCAGTAAAAATGAAATCCGATTATATTTCGCTACAAAAAAATAGTAAAAACGAAAATATCGTTTTTATGCAATAA